A genomic window from Solanum dulcamara chromosome 11, daSolDulc1.2, whole genome shotgun sequence includes:
- the LOC129873988 gene encoding uncharacterized protein LOC129873988 isoform X1 has translation MQQLESKDSASSLPVLPRLDRLDFLLQVLEEKHGMSGRNKKGEEEYCRSTLSLSTALQEVHHKGTLVDRLTALENRVFKLQLSLEMEEGNTSRSSSTKSRNDNEDVKANLKQKQLPEEASTRSVSSGKTEKDVNNAKMTRKKWLLGSWLRLGCN, from the exons ATGCAGCAGCTAGAGAGTAAAGACTCAGCTTCTTCCTTGCCTGTTCTTCCAAGATTAGATCGCTTGGATTTCCTG CTGCAGGTTCTGGAAGAGAAGCATGGAATGTCAGGAAGAaataagaaaggagaagaagaatacTGCAGGAGTACTCTGAGTCTATCTACTGCACTGCAAGAGGTTCATCACAAAGGCACACTTGTTGACCGACTCACTGCACTCGAGAATCGAGTTTTTAAG TTGCAGCTAAGCTTAGAAATGGAAGAAGGGAACACATCAAGATCGAGCTCAACCAAGTCAAGGAATGACAACGAAGACGTAAAGGCTAATCTCAAACAGAAACAGCTTCCG GAAGAAGCCTCGACAAGATCTGTAAGTAGTGGGAAAACAGAAAAAGATGTTAACAATGCTAAAATGACAAGGAAAAAATGGCTCCTTGGCAGCTGGCTCCGATTGGGatgtaattaa
- the LOC129873988 gene encoding uncharacterized protein LOC129873988 isoform X2: MQQLESKDSASSLPVLPRLDRLDFLLQVLEEKHGMSGRNKKGEEEYCRSTLSLSTALQEVHHKGTLVDRLTALENRVFKLSLEMEEGNTSRSSSTKSRNDNEDVKANLKQKQLPEEASTRSVSSGKTEKDVNNAKMTRKKWLLGSWLRLGCN; this comes from the exons ATGCAGCAGCTAGAGAGTAAAGACTCAGCTTCTTCCTTGCCTGTTCTTCCAAGATTAGATCGCTTGGATTTCCTG CTGCAGGTTCTGGAAGAGAAGCATGGAATGTCAGGAAGAaataagaaaggagaagaagaatacTGCAGGAGTACTCTGAGTCTATCTACTGCACTGCAAGAGGTTCATCACAAAGGCACACTTGTTGACCGACTCACTGCACTCGAGAATCGAGTTTTTAAG CTAAGCTTAGAAATGGAAGAAGGGAACACATCAAGATCGAGCTCAACCAAGTCAAGGAATGACAACGAAGACGTAAAGGCTAATCTCAAACAGAAACAGCTTCCG GAAGAAGCCTCGACAAGATCTGTAAGTAGTGGGAAAACAGAAAAAGATGTTAACAATGCTAAAATGACAAGGAAAAAATGGCTCCTTGGCAGCTGGCTCCGATTGGGatgtaattaa
- the LOC129873649 gene encoding vacuolar iron transporter homolog 4-like yields MDSSQSIEACAKKEPHATAQEEKTSKKLARAQWLRAAILGANDGLLSTTSLMLGVGAAKDQDQRSMVLSGVAGALAGACSMAVGEFVSVSTQRDIAKSISYELKGSSPTNIAETKEGEVPHDMSFHSILATSTLGGKLLYESPVHIQSNSLTPARSPMTKIMEIDARRTMMEESKEGNDRKLEPLPSPLKAAAASSTAFLFGAFVPMVPVLVVSENRIRIFVTVIVASLALCLFGGIGAYLGGASVKISAMRVLLGGWISMAITYGLLKPFDNDD; encoded by the coding sequence ATGGATTCTTCTCAGTCAATTGAGGCCTGTGCCAAGAAAGAGCCTCATGCAACTGCCCAGGAAGAGAAAACTTCAAAGAAACTAGCCCGAGCTCAGTGGCTTCGAGCAGCTATCCTTGGAGCAAACGATGGTTTGCTTTCCACCACATCCTTGATGCTCGGTGTGGGTGCAGCTAAAGATCAAGATCAACGGTCTATGGTTCTTTCTGGAGTAGCTGGAGCTCTTGCAGGTGCCTGTAGCATGGCTGTTGGAGAGTTTGTCTCTGTTTCAACTCAACGAGACATTGCAAAGTCCATTTCTTACGAGTTAAAAGGAAGCAGTCCAACTAATATTGCAGAAACCAAGGAAGGTGAAGTTCCTCATGACATGTCCTTTCACAGTATATTAGCCACTTCAACACTAGGTGGAAAGCTTCTATATGAATCACCTGTGCATATACAGTCAAATTCTTTGACACCTGCAAGATCTCCAATGACAAAAATTATGGAAATTGATGCAAGAAGAACCATGATGGAGGAGTCAAAAGAGGGGAATGACAGAAAATTAGAGCCACTGCCTAGTCCATTGAAGGCTGCAGCAGCGTCGTCTACGGCTTTTCTCTTTGGAGCCTTTGTTCCTATGGTGCCAGTTTTAGTGGTGAGTGAAAACAGAATCAGGATTTTTGTGACGGTGATTGTAGCATCATTGGCTCTGTGTTTATTTGGGGGAATTGGAGCTTATCTTGGTGGTGCATCAGTGAAAATATCTGCTATGAGAGTTTTACTTGGAGGGTGGATTTCAATGGCTATCACATATGGTTTACTTAAGCCCTTTGATAATGATGATTAG